One Carassius carassius chromosome 20, fCarCar2.1, whole genome shotgun sequence DNA segment encodes these proteins:
- the ptmab gene encoding prothymosin alpha-B, translated as MADTKVDSATEISAKDLKEKKLLDEKENGKEATNGKENEENGEPEIDDEEDDEVDEEDEEEGEGDEEDEDDDDDDELGGGTKRTAEDDDEDEEDDVDPKKQKTDD; from the exons atggCAGACACAAAGGTTGACTCCGCGACAGAAATCTCAGCAAAG gaCCTGAAGGAGAAGAAGCTCCTTGATGAGAAGGAAAATGGAAAAGAAGCCACTAATGGAAAG GAGAATGAAGAAAATGGAGAGCCTGAAATTGATGATGAAGAGGATGATGAGGTGGAtgaggaagatgaagaggaaGGAGAGG GTGATGAAGAGGACgaggatgacgatgatgatgatgagctaGGCGGAGGAACAAAACGGACtgctgaagatgatgatgaagatgaggag gaTGATGTTGACCCAAAAAAGCAGAAGACCGATGATTAG